Genomic window (Gloeocapsa sp. PCC 73106):
GGTAATGACAAAGCCATTGGTACCAGTGAGGGTAGTAGTACTTAAATCTATAATACCGCCACCACGACCAAAGATGACATAAGCTCTTCCTGCACCTCGGCCGGGAGCGCCAATAATCACATCGTCATTACTGCTACCGCCAACATTTCCAGTTCGGCTTACGGAGGTGCCTGCGAAGTCAGTACCAACACCATCAACTCGGAGAAAACTAAACTCGCTAAGGTTTCTGGGTGTACTAGTTGAGTTATTATCACCCGAGATGATAAAAACAGCACCCTCATCACCGTTGGCACCGGGATCGCTCACGATGATATCATTAGGTCCAATGCCATCGAAATTGCCGGCACTGTCTACATCAAGACCGAATCCGGGCGATCCATCAGTTGTTACATCATTATCTATTCTCAGACCATTGGTGACATTGAGCGAGTTGGCAACATTTAAATCTAATTCCTCAGTCGGGAAATTCGCACCACCATAGAGAATAAAAACTGACCCGTCGCCATCAAAAGGACCAGGAGCACCAATTACTACATCGGAGACACCATCGCCATTAAAATCTCCAGCGCCACCGACAGAGTAACCGAATTGGTCACCTGTAATACCTTGAATCTTAATAAATCTGTTATTATTGGAATTGACCACACTTAAATCAGCGGTTGTGGTTCCTCCAAAGATTACATAGGCGCTAGCGGCATTACTTGCCCCAACGATAAAATCATTGAAACCATCCTGGTTGACATCGCCCCCTACACCTGCCGCCTCTTCGCCAAGATCGCTATCAACCGGACCAATAATACGATAACCGTTACGACCAAGGGCGTTGACGTTTAAATTGTTGGGTATGCCATTAGCATTACCAAAAATTACATAAGCTCTGTTATTCTCTTCTTCCCCAATTACAAAATCATCAATACCATCCCTGTTAATATCTCCTATGCTGGAGACGTCATAGGCGAAGGACTGGGAGCCTGAAACTCCCTGTATTACGGTACCGTTAGTACCATCGATATTCGCTAGTTCAAATGGTGAAGCGATCGTCATTTTTACACATCCTTAATCACAATTGTAGTGATATTATAGTTTATGATTATCTACAATTGACACTATAGCAGTCGCCATAACTGTTAGGAAAAAGATTAGCTAAAACTTCTGCGGCTTTTACTTGTTCGCGATAGGATATTATGGGCGATCGCTCTCTAGAAGCTTTTAATATTTGTAACATAATCTTAATTATAGACTAGCCAAATTATTGAAATGGTGTATTATAAAATCAGCAAAATTTAGTTTTCATTGTATGAATACAAATCAATCGCCTTCAACCCTTGTCTTTATTGACGCTAACCTACCAGATTATGAAATTTTATATCGAGGATCTACAAATTAAATTTGTAGATCTTATGTGTTTACACTTGATCCCTCTCAAGATGGGATTGAACAAATTACCCAAACCCTCGCTAAGTACGAAAATATCGCGGCTATTCATATCCTATCTCATGGAAGTCCCGGGACTATCTATTTAGGTAACAGTCAACTCAATTTAGATACCCTATCGCAATACAGAGCACAGTTACAAACCTGGAACGCTTCAGAGATTCTACTCTATGGGTGTAACGTGGCTTCTGGAGACGCAGGAACAGAATTTATCAATAAGCTACATACAATTACTAAAGCGAGCATCGCCGCAACCCAAACTCTAACGGGTAATTCAGAGTTGGGGGGTAACTGGGATTTAGAGGTAAGACTGGGAGAGATTCACTCCGAAAGTGCGATTGCACCTGAAACCAGAAGAGTTTATACGGGTGTGTTGGCGACTTATACGGTGAATACGCTTCAGGATGAAAACGATGGGATTAGTGTAAATAATGTTTCCCTCAGAGATGCGATCGGAGCAGCTAACGCCAACCCAGGAGCTGATACGATCATCTTTGACCCGATTGTAACTAATGGGGTGATTCCTCTTAACGCTGGGTTGGGTATCACCGATGATTTGACAATCACGGGGGATGGAACTATTCGCATCAGCGGAAGAGATACTCACCGTCCGTTTACTGTTGCTAATAGTAGCAGAGTTATTAACGTTACTCTTGATCAACTGCAGATTATTGATGGACGGGTTAATGGGTCCGTAGGAGGGGGAATTTATAATGAAGAAAATTTAACCATTACTGACAGTACTATTGCCAATAACCTTGCTGTAGGTCCGAGTAATACCAACTGGGGATTTGGTGGTGGGATTTATAACGTAGGTAGACTCGCCATAATCAACAGCAACATATCCAATAACACCGTAGCAGATGGACAACGTGCCTTAGGCGCTGGAATTTTTAGTTATGGAACTTTCTTCATAGTAAATAGCACTATCTCTAATAACATCAACTCTGCACCAGAGGGAAGAGGTGCTGGTATTTTTTATGAAAACAATTCCTTGAGTACTATTATCAACAGTACCATCAACAATAACTCTTCTCAAGGAACTGCAGGAATTGATAATCGTGGTAACTTACAGATTATCAACAGCACGATCTCCCGTAACACGGCTAGGGGTATTCAAAACCTCAATCAACTCTCCATATTCAACAGCACCATCACCGACAATATAGCCGACGGAGTGGTATCAATTGATGGTGGTAGTGTAGTTACCCAAGTAACCAACTCGATCATCGCTGGAAATAACAATGGGGAAGACGTACTATCCGGCGACAATAATAACACCTTTTTCAGTCGGGGAGGGAATCTCATCGGTGGCGGTAACGCAGTAGGAGCATTTACCACATCTACAGACCAAACCGGAATTACTAACCCTCAACTTGGTCCTTTGGCTAATAATGGCGGTCCTACCCTTACCCACGCCCTCCTGGCTAATAGTTCGGCGATTGACGCAGGTTTCGACGTTGCTATTCCTACAGATAGCTTTGATATCGATGGAGACGGTAATACCAGTGAACGACTTCCCCTGGACCAACGGGGTTTAGGCTTTCTGCGCGTCATTGGTTCAGCAGTAGACGCGGGTGCGATTGAGTTTCAATCCGATACAACCACAGTTTTCGTCACCCTATCTCCCACGAGTGTCATCGAAGATGGTAGCGCCAATCTCGTTTATACTTTTACTCGTCGAGGTGATACCAGTACACCCCTAAATGTAGGATTTAACGTTGGAGGTAGCGCGACTTTCAATAGCGATTATACCCAGAGTGGAGCTGACTCCTTCAGTGCTAGCAGTGGTAGTATTAACTTTGGCCCTAATCAAGCCACCAAAACCATCACCATTGATCCCACTCGAGACACTAACGTAGAGTCTAACGAAAGCGTAGCCCTAACTGTAATTAGTGGTACTGGCTACACAGTTGTTAGTCCTAGCACCGCTAGCGGTACCATTACCGATGATGATGCAGCCGTTGTTAGCATCAGCGTCTCTCCCACCAGTGTCACCGAAGATGGTAGCGCCAATATCGTTTATACCTTTACTCGTACGGGTGTGATTAGTAATCCCCTTAATGACGTCAGATTTAACGTCGGTGGAACAGCTACATTTAACAACGATTACACCCAAAGCGGCGCGAGTTCCTTTAGTGGAAGCAGCGGGAGAATCAACTTTAGTGCGAATCAAGCTACCAAAACTGTTACTATTAACCCCAATCAAGATACTACTGTAGAACCTAACGAAACTGTCGCTTTAACTCTCGTCAACGGTAGTACTTACAGCGTTGCTAACCCTACCATAGCTACCGGGACGATTACCAACGACGACGCGACCTTAAGCTTGACTCTTGCTCCCACGAGCGTAACAGAAGATGGTAGTACTAATCTAGTTTACACTTTCAGACGCACCGGTAATACTAGTACTCCTCTGAGCAACGTTCGATTTAGCGTCAGTGGGACAGCCACTTTGAATAATGATTACGTTCAAAATGGTGCCGCTTCATTTACTGGTGGAAGTGGAAGTATCAATTTTGGTGCGAATCAAGCGACTAAAACTGTAACTCTTAACCCCACCGCAGATACCAGAGTGGAACCGGATGAAACGCTGAGACTAGCCTTAATCAGTGGTACGGGCTATACTCTGGCGGGCACTACTAGTGCGACGGGTACGATTAGAAACGATGATACCAGTGCTAACAGGTTATTAGCGCTAATTAATCCAGAGATTGGAATGAGTATCTAATTGTAGAAAAACCAATTGACTTTAAGCTCTATTCCCTAGTCGGAATGAGAGTTTTCCTGTGAGGGAGTCTATATAAACACACCTATTTTCATTATAACAATAGTATAGCAAAAAACAGTAATGTTGTCAAGGGATTACCTCAAACAGGATTAAATCAGGCGATCACCTTCGGTGGCGCTGCGCGATCGCATTACGAACCACTCTTTAAATAGACATTTTTGCTAGAATAGACAAAATAGTCAAAATCTTTGGGAAAGCAATGAAAACCTACACTCTGACTGAAACAAGGAATCAACATGGTGAAGTTTTTGATGTAGCTCAAGTTGAGCCAGTCTTAATCACTAAACAAAAAAGACCAACTCATGTGATTATTTCCGCCCAAACCTATCAAAAATTAATTAACAGGTTAGAAGAACTTGAAACTCTCAACTTAGGAAATCAGGCTCAAATAGCACTAAATCAATCAAAAATGGTAGGTAGCGACGAATTCACAGCCGCCCTAGAACAGATTGCCAATGGCTAAACTTGATGGGCTACAATCTGTCTTGGATTTCCTCAAAGATTTACAACCAAAAATTGCGGCTCAAATTGCCAAAAAAACATTATCTCTCAATATCGAACCACTACCCAATGATAGTAAACAATTGAAAGGGTATAAAAATTTTTATCGTGTAGACTGTGGTGAATATCGAATTGTTTATCGTTATCAAACTGATGAAGATTTGGTGGAAGTCATTCTTGTGGGCAAACGTAATGATGATGAAGTGTACAAGAAACTGGAGCGTTTGTTGAAATAAAAAGCAGATGTCAAAGTAGATTATCGCTATCGCGTTCAATTGGTGATAATTCACTTGAGGGAAAAATAACTCTAATGCGCTCAGTCGGGAATAATCACAGTGACAGCGGCGACAGCAATCAACATTTCATCATTTTTATCAGCTAAAGAAGCGATCGCGCGTCCTTGGACTACCATACCACCATCGGTAACGGTTAAGGTTTTCTGACCAAAAGGAAGCACTGCTAGAACTTCTGCGGCTTCTACTTGTTCGGGATAGGGTACGGCGACTTGTACTTCTACGATCATTTGATCGGGGTGTTCTAATCCAGCTACTTCCCAAACTCCTGGTAGGGCGTTATGGGCGATCGCGTTACGTACTGCTCTAGCTGCGGCTACTGTGGGACTTTGTCCATGTTGATCTATACCCATCCCCATTTCGATAATTAAGCGTTTTTGACTCATTGGGGTAATTGGGCAAATTCTTCGCTAAATACAGCTATATTCATATTTTCGTCCACGCGTTGACCTAAAGAACGCTTGACTTCTCCTAGATACAGGGGTTGAGATACTCCTGTTTGAGGGTGGATAATCGTTCTAACTCTGATACTCAGTTCCCCACTGGGACCGATTCTACCAGGGGAGTAAAGATCAGCTGCGGCTTGACGTAGGGTCGCTTCTACCTGGGTGGGAGTTACTTGATTGGGTACGACAATAACTATCTGGTCGGCGCCATTATCGTAGGTTACTTTATAGCGTAGAGCATCGGGTAGCAAACTGCGAGGAGCTAGGCCCAAACTTAAGCCAAATAGACCTATAGTCAGAACTGCCATAAAACCGGTAACACCTACTAAACGAAAACGAAAGCCCCAACGCGCTATAGCCGCAATTATCGCTAATCCTAGACAAACTAGGGTTAAAATACCAGACCATTGTGCATAGATACCAAAATCGGCGGGTAGATTGAGATTCATTGATTTTTGTTGTTGAAAGGAAGTTACTATTTTATCAAACTGCTATATAACTATCGCTTATAGCGGTACATTAAATATTTAAATATATACCTTTCTGTCACGTGGGGACAATTTTGGTATAAACTTGTTTAAATCTTGACTAATAAAAGTTATCATTTAACCGTAATCTAATGGAGGTAAGGAGACTCGAACTCCTGACATCCTGCGTGCAAAGCAGGCGCTCTACCAACTGAGCCATACCCCCTAGTCGTTTTTTACTCACTTTTGTTATTATACACAATATCGTAAAAATTGCCAATATAAAAATGAAATTTGTTGTAGCCACATTTTACAAGTTCGTCAGTTTACCCGATTTTGCTGAGAAAAAGCCCTCATTGTTGTTAAAATGCCAAGAAGAGAACATCAAGGGCACAATTTTACTAGCATCAGAGGGTATTAACGGGACGATTTGCGGCTTTTCACACTCAATCTCTGCTATTTTAGCTTTTTTACGATCAGATACCCGTTTAGAAGATTTACGCGCTTTAGAATCGCCTTGTGATTTTATCCCTTTTGATCGCCTCAAAGTCAGACTAAAAAAAGAAATTGTCACTATCGGTATCAAGGAAGTAGATGCAAGTAACCAAGTAGGAACTTATATTGAGCCGCAAAACTGGAATAATCTTATTTTAGATCCCGAAGTATTAGTAATTGACACTAGAAACGATTACGAATTTGAGTTAGGAACATTTAAGAACGCCATCAATCCCGAAACGGAGTCTTTTGGGGAGTTTCCCGATTACGTTCGTTCTCAACTAGCTGGTAATAAACAGCAAAAACTGGCTTTATTCTGTACAGGAGGAATTCGGTGCGAAAAGGCTACATCTTTTTTACTAGACCAAGGCTTTACGGAAGTGTATCACCTAAAAGGGGGTATTCTCAAATATCTGACCGATGTACCCACTGAAGAAAGTCTCTGGGAAGGAGAATGCTTCGTTTTCGATCAGAGAGTCATTCTTTCTGATAAAACTTGATTTATACGAATATTTAAGTTATACTAGGTGATCGTGTACAAACAAAAGCGGGACTGGCGGAATTGGTAGACGCGCTAGATTCAGGTTCTAGTGTTCGCAAGGACTTCCGGGTTCAAGTCCCGGGTTCCGCATTAATCACAGTCTGATAAAATGTTTCTAGTGCTTTGACCGTTTCTAGATCATGGTAGAGTAATTTGAGGTTTGCTTTAATCTTCTCTACTATCAAGTGGCGCCATTGACTATCTAATCCCAATTTAATCGCTAGCTCCAGATACTCTTTCTCACTAGTAGCGATGGTTTCTGTCACCTGAATCATAGTTAAGATTCCAGCCGATTGACGAGTTCGGAAAAATTCACCTTGATGAGTAACTACCGGTAGATGAGACTCGATCGCGTCTAAGGTAGAATTAAATCCTGTAAAACCAATGGTATCCAAAAAAAGATCGCAAGCTAAAAATAAATGCCAGTAGTCTTCTGAGTTTTTAAGAGTCGGTAAGAATATACAGTAATCTTCAGCATTTAAATTATAGTCAGCGAAAGCCTGCTTAATTCTAGTCCATAACTGCTCGTAAATTGACTCGTTTTTACCTTGATGCACTAGAGGATGTACAAATACAAATTGAGCGTTTTTTACCTCGGTTGCGATCGCGGGAAAAAGATAATCGTATTGAGGTAGGTATTTAGAGGGAAACTGAGAAGAAAGATATACTACAGCTTGTGGAGATAACTTAAATTTACTTCTATCTGGTTCAACTTTAGGCAATTCTCGAGGTTGATAATAAATCGATAAATTTGGTAGTGTAACTAATTGTTCAGTATAGTGCTGAGAAGATTTTTCTCCTTCTAACAGTTCACCGGAAATAAAATAATCGATATTGGGAATTCCTGAAGTGATAGGATGCATCCAAGTAACGCACTGAATGGGAGCTAGTTTTAATGATGCTAGCTGTGTCATGCGTGGATACATTCCTAAGTCAAGAAAAACTAAAATATCTAATTCGTCTCTAACTATTTGCTGACCGATTATTTCTAGGTTATCAGCGTTACTATGGTGGGACAGTTTATAGCTAAATTGTTGGAATTCTCTAGTTACATTATCCCATTTGTCTCCTAAATAATAGCAGTAAACTTGGAATCGTTGAGGATCGTGATTTTTGACCCAACCTAAAGCTAATTTTCCCACTACGTGATTTTTCAGACAATAGGAAATATAGCCTACTTTAATTTTTTCTCCCTGAGTATGAACTGGTTTTATAGAAAACTGGGGATACAATCCTGACATGACTCGCTGTACAAATAGACCATATTTACTTTGTAAGTCTAAATCATTTTTAGCTTGGTAATGTAGATGATAGTTGGTGTGTCTTTGGATTAAATTATTTGCTGCTGCTAGAGTTAATCTTTCTGTTAGATTAATTTTTAGCAATGAATCAATGAATTCTTCTAACCTCTTCCGGTAATTATCTATTTCTTTGGCATTTTGGTAGACAAAAGGTAATATTCTCTTTGATTCTATTCTGACAAAAGGGTTATCTGGAAATAGATGAGCATTATCTTGCGCAAAAGTTATAGCTTCTTGAATATAATTATAGGAGCGAATGTTATTAACTACCCAAAAGTAAATCTCTGGGTCATTGCTAAGATTTACAGCTTGTTTATAGGTATTTAAAGCTGATTCTATCTCACCGCAATACATTAAAAGATTACCAAAATTAATGTAGCTACCGTAATTATTTGGTTGAAGAGCGATCGCTTGACGATAAAATTGTGCTGCGGCTTCTAGTTGCTGAAGATTAAATAACAAATTTCCCAGATTATTATAAGAATCTAAATGCTGAGGATTTAGGTAAATTGCCTGTTTATAAGTTTCAACTGCTTGTAAACCCCTGTTCATTTTTTCCAAAATCAGTCCAGCATTGTAATAGTAAATAAAATTCTGCTGATTCAGAGCGATCGCCTGGTTGATATATTCTAAAGCTGCGTCAAAATTAAATAATTCATAGTTAATTAAAGCGAGAGACTGCCATAAATCAGGAGACTCTGGTGCAAAATTCACTAACGACTGATATTTTTCTTTAGCTAACTCCAACTGACGGGATAATCTCAATTGTGCCGCTTCTTGCTGCCAATTACTCAGGATTTTCGATATATTTAACTGAAGATTTAAATAATCAGGTTCTATTTCCTTTATTTGAGCGTAAATTATCGATGCTGTTCTTAGGTTATTTGAGCTAATTTGTATTAGGATTTCTTCATCTAGAATGTTTAACAATACTTCAACTAACTCTGCACTATTTTCAACAGATTCTAACATCATTGTCAGCCAAACTTCCTGAGCTGCTGTTGCATCTCCTTGTAACAACCACGCTAAGCCCAAATAACAATAATTCAGATCATGGGGATTATCTGCTAACAATTCCTCATAAATATTAATCGCTTCCTGATAATGATTTTGTCGCAATAAATCGTAGGCTTGTTGTTCTAAATTATTTGTAGCCATAAGCAATTACGTTAAAAAATTCTCTGACAACCTCGACTCTATTAAAACCAACTTCGAGTAGTCTTGTTTGAAGACTGTTAGCTGTAAAACCCGTTTTATGAGCCATATAGGGTATATTGGGTTTCACTGTACCCATACCATAAAACATCCATAAAGCAGGAACATCACCCGCTGGTGAATTATACAAAGGTGTATCGCTTAAATCTCCTCTAATTACCCATTCTGCTGCTATTTGTAAGTCAGGAACTGCTAACAAAACGAAGCCACCTGGTTTTAAAACACGCTTAAATTCAGCCAAAGCCACTGGAACTTCAAAGTCATAAATATGTTCTAAATTATGAGAAGAATAGATAGCATTAACAGAGTTATCGGGGAGAATAGCTAAATCGGTGATTGAACTTAGTAAATCTGGTTTAACTCGAGGATCAATATCTAAGCGCAACTCTTCCCATTGTTCCTGATTAAATATACCTGGTAAAGCATCGGGACGCCAAGTACCACAACCAACATGAAGTAAAATATTTTTGCCCTGATTAGTTAAATTAGCTAATTTTAATAGTCCTTGGGCGGTTATTTTCTTCTCTTGAAGCTTATTTGGATGCGATTGCCATAGTAAAATAGTGAGTCCTTGGTCAAAATCGCTATCTAAGCTTTGTTTAGTATTTAGTAATTGGTGTACTTGTTTGGGAGGATGCCAAGCGATAAAATCAAGAACAGCTTGTTCTATTTCTGGATGATTGAAATTAGATACAATTATCAAAGCCTGCTCACTTAAAAAAGGCTTGACTGACATCAAAGCCGCTAAAACATCGCGGTAACTTTGAGAGTTATTGTCATAATAAACTCCTATTTTATCTTCCCAATCTAACTCACTTAGTTCTTGCAAAAAACTCTCTTGATTCTGCTGACAAATACAAACTTGTTCAGCTAAATTAAATTCCAGTAAGTAATTATATAACTTATCATTGAATGCTTCGTCAATCCCATAAGCCATTATTTCCGGATTATTGACTAAAGCGCTGATCAAACTAGCGCCAGAAGCACAGCCAATTTGACAGTAAACTTCTCCTGATTCTAAGCAACTAACAGCAAAATTGAGAAGTTGCATAGTATTAATAGATATCTGCTCATTTAATTCTTGTTTAATTTTAAGAAGGTAATTTAATTCAGGACTTGTTGAATCTTGCCCAAAACTTTGATACAGTTGAGGTAAAAGTTTTAAAAATTTATCGGTATCCATTGTAAAAAAGTTATTATATATATTTATCTAAGTGTATCAGTTTTTAGCTTGACCAGGATCGCCATCTAAGCACTACTTGATGTCATCAATAATATTGAGATCGCAATTACGCAGCTTTTGAGCTAAAAAATAAAGCTCTCGCCATTTTTTAAGTCCCTGAGTTTTAGTCCATTTAAATTCACGACAGACTTCCTCTAGAGTTTTACCGGTTTTAAGTTGGGAGATTAACTGAATTTGCTCCTGATTAAGATTTTGTAAATAAACTTGCCATTGCCTGGAGGTTAGCCCCAAATTGTGCTCCAATAAAGAAATTTCTAGCCATTGCTGTACCAACTCTGGTTGCATTTTGAGAGCGAAAACTTGTAAAGCGTGATAAGTTATCTTTTCTCGGAGTCGGTAGGTTTGTTTAGGGGATAAATTTAAGCTTTGAGAGATGATTTCCGGGGATAATCCTTGGAGATATAAATTAAGCCAGTTTACAGCTACAGTACCAATTTCTTGAGCTAAATAATCTGCGAGTTCTTGTTGAACTAGGAGACGTAAAGCTTTAACTTGTTCCCATTTTTCCAGTTCCTGATAACTCTCCAAGGCTTGGTTATCGGTTAAACTCACCAAAGAGTCATCTTCTCTAGTGATTTCTTCAGAAATAATCCGTACTAATTCCTGACGGGGAACATGGGTAATCCCTCCACGGTTTTGAGACTGTAAAAAATTGACGAAGCGATGAGCGATTAGAGGTTGATTGCGGATAGGACGTAGACAATACTCTTCTAAACTAGCTAAAAGTAAACTGTTTCTGAGATTATTGTTTGGAGTACATTGACTGATCCAGTTGAGTTGTGATAGAAGATAGCGATCGCGCTGCAACATCTCATGAATTAATTCTGTAATTACATCAGCTACCGTTTGTTGGTGAGCCTGACTAGAAGCTACCCAACCACGAATTTTATTAGTTAGTAGAGACAGAAATCCCAAACGCTTGAGCAAACGATCATAAGCCATCTTGGGATTAACATTGAGATATCCTTGTTGTAAAATCTTGTAGCGATAATTGATCGCCTTTTCTTGAATTTGCAGTTCGATTAAGCTTAATTGACTGAATCTAGTGGGTAGATCTCCTAGTAGCCATTGGATAATACTTTGTTGGGTAGCAATAGTCATGGCCGGATAATCATTCCCGAGACGAGTTTCCCATTTACTTTTAAACTCATCTGCACCGGTTATCATGGGTTTGGACTCCTCTCAATTAAGTTATTATGTACTCATAGAGATGATTATTATACATATTTTATGACCAATGACAGTAAAATTCCCGTAGTGATTAACGGTGTAGCAGGTAAAATGGGGCGCGAAGTGGTTAAGGCGATCGCCTCATCTGAGGATATTCTCCTGGTGGGTGCGGTTGATCGCAATCTGAGCGTGTTAGGACAAGATGCGGGAGAATTGGCGGGTTGTGGACCACTAGAAGTACCAGTGCTCAACGATC
Coding sequences:
- a CDS encoding HetZ-related protein 2 translates to MITGADEFKSKWETRLGNDYPAMTIATQQSIIQWLLGDLPTRFSQLSLIELQIQEKAINYRYKILQQGYLNVNPKMAYDRLLKRLGFLSLLTNKIRGWVASSQAHQQTVADVITELIHEMLQRDRYLLSQLNWISQCTPNNNLRNSLLLASLEEYCLRPIRNQPLIAHRFVNFLQSQNRGGITHVPRQELVRIISEEITREDDSLVSLTDNQALESYQELEKWEQVKALRLLVQQELADYLAQEIGTVAVNWLNLYLQGLSPEIISQSLNLSPKQTYRLREKITYHALQVFALKMQPELVQQWLEISLLEHNLGLTSRQWQVYLQNLNQEQIQLISQLKTGKTLEEVCREFKWTKTQGLKKWRELYFLAQKLRNCDLNIIDDIK